Proteins from a genomic interval of Cupriavidus pauculus:
- the yddG gene encoding aromatic amino acid DMT transporter YddG, producing MAVTPGRTQATLIGLVAIVLWSAIVGLIRGVSQSFGATGGAALMYTVASVLLWLTVGPARVRALPRAYLVWGSLLFVSYEVCLSLSIGYANTARQAIEVGMVNYLWPSFTMLAAILFNGQRANWLIVPGFAVALLGIAWVLGGDQGLDPAGMAANIRDNPLSYGLSFCGAMIWAGYCTVTARIAQGKNAVTLFFMLTALVLWGKYLFTGGETMMFSASGCLYLALAACAMGFGYAAWNVGILHGNVTVLAGASYFIPVVSAALAATLLQAPLSLAFWKGAAMVCAGSILCWFATRAGSVRKASTADSAS from the coding sequence ATGGCAGTCACTCCCGGTAGAACCCAGGCCACGCTGATCGGCCTTGTCGCGATCGTGCTCTGGAGCGCCATCGTCGGCCTGATCCGCGGCGTCAGCCAGAGCTTTGGCGCCACGGGCGGCGCGGCGCTGATGTACACGGTTGCGTCGGTGCTGCTCTGGCTCACGGTGGGCCCGGCCCGCGTCCGCGCGCTGCCGCGCGCCTATCTGGTCTGGGGCAGCCTGCTGTTCGTGTCGTACGAGGTCTGCCTGTCGCTGTCGATCGGCTACGCCAACACCGCCCGGCAGGCCATCGAGGTCGGCATGGTCAACTATCTCTGGCCGAGCTTCACGATGCTGGCCGCGATCCTGTTCAACGGCCAGCGCGCCAACTGGCTGATCGTGCCCGGCTTTGCGGTGGCGCTGCTGGGCATCGCTTGGGTGCTGGGCGGCGACCAGGGGCTGGACCCGGCCGGCATGGCGGCCAATATCCGCGACAATCCGCTCAGCTACGGCCTGTCGTTCTGCGGCGCCATGATCTGGGCCGGCTACTGCACGGTGACGGCCCGCATCGCCCAGGGCAAGAACGCCGTCACGCTGTTCTTCATGCTGACCGCGCTGGTGCTGTGGGGCAAGTACCTGTTCACCGGCGGCGAGACCATGATGTTCAGCGCCTCCGGCTGCCTGTACCTGGCGCTGGCCGCCTGCGCCATGGGCTTTGGCTACGCCGCGTGGAACGTGGGCATCCTGCACGGCAACGTGACCGTGCTGGCAGGCGCGTCCTACTTCATCCCGGTGGTGTCGGCGGCGCTGGCCGCCACGCTGCTGCAGGCGCCGCTGTCGCTGGCGTTCTGGAAGGGCGCGGCAATGGTCTGCGCCGGATCCATCCTCTGCTGGTTCGCCACGCGCGCGGGCAGCGTCCGCAAGGCATCCACGGCCGATAGCGCGTCCTGA
- a CDS encoding porin: MKKREMWMAAAVSGLFAGGAFAQTSVTLYGVADVGVEFVNHAGAGDNTAVRMQSGNLSGSRWGLRGTENLGGGLSAVFALESGFNIDDGRSGQGNRLFGRQAWVGLSSTYGTLSLGRHNTPMYDFGVQYDPMGISTRYSIGVQDPSFQSRADNSVKYAGKFGPIAAKLMYSTGYDGAAGVNGEVPGNYKVGREFGGSLAYESGALAVAVVYDELRGNTVATGDDKTRKVAVAANYKIGPVKPYLGYRYARFMTAPASQTANLYWAGAQWDITPAWSLTGAAYYQDFRNSGADPWLFVVSADYAFSKRTDAYLNLAYTRNKDGSDLGTGGFGTTLPGKNQTGVLVGVRHKF, encoded by the coding sequence ATGAAGAAGAGAGAGATGTGGATGGCGGCGGCCGTGAGCGGCCTGTTCGCCGGGGGAGCGTTTGCCCAGACTTCCGTCACGCTGTACGGCGTGGCCGACGTGGGCGTGGAATTTGTCAACCATGCCGGCGCCGGTGACAACACCGCGGTGCGCATGCAGTCGGGCAACCTGTCGGGCTCGCGCTGGGGCCTGCGTGGCACCGAGAACCTGGGCGGCGGCCTGAGCGCCGTGTTCGCGCTGGAAAGCGGCTTCAACATCGACGACGGCCGCAGCGGCCAGGGCAACCGCCTGTTCGGCCGCCAGGCCTGGGTGGGCCTGAGCAGCACGTACGGCACGCTGTCGCTGGGCCGCCACAACACGCCGATGTATGACTTTGGCGTGCAGTACGACCCGATGGGCATCTCCACGCGCTACTCGATCGGCGTGCAGGACCCGTCGTTCCAGTCGCGTGCCGACAACTCGGTCAAGTACGCCGGCAAGTTCGGCCCGATCGCGGCCAAGCTGATGTACAGCACGGGCTACGACGGCGCCGCCGGCGTCAACGGCGAAGTGCCGGGCAACTACAAGGTCGGCCGCGAATTCGGCGGCAGCCTGGCCTACGAGAGCGGCGCGCTGGCCGTGGCCGTGGTCTATGACGAGCTGCGCGGCAACACCGTGGCCACCGGCGACGACAAGACCCGCAAGGTGGCCGTGGCCGCCAACTACAAGATTGGCCCGGTCAAGCCGTACCTGGGCTACCGCTACGCGCGCTTCATGACGGCGCCCGCGTCGCAGACCGCCAACCTGTACTGGGCTGGCGCGCAGTGGGACATCACGCCGGCGTGGTCGCTGACCGGCGCGGCCTACTACCAGGACTTCCGCAACTCGGGCGCCGATCCGTGGCTGTTCGTCGTGTCGGCTGACTATGCGTTCTCGAAGCGCACCGACGCGTACCTGAACCTGGCCTACACGCGCAACAAGGACGGCTCGGATCTGGGCACGGGCGGCTTTGGCACCACGCTGCCGGGCAAGAACCAGACCGGCGTGCTGGTGGGCGTGCGTCACAAGTTCTGA